A window of Argopecten irradians isolate NY chromosome 1, Ai_NY, whole genome shotgun sequence contains these coding sequences:
- the LOC138314842 gene encoding uncharacterized protein: MRYIYTEKLYRSGTHHLSRRPHRRSHTQPFYAIHCRSYYSWPTFRPYNTGTDDQNDDSYDDNEKDDDTHDDDDDIHDDDDTHDDDDTHDDTTTPTTTTTPTTTTTTTTKPPPQFHKCKDDVIFSLALNESVEHFGAASCPDGSPRSAEAVLMEYCGVPVMSQWKQGINVLDNCNRIPRYTPISVYISGLMMGKPAIFHSCNAGGIELIQQKCGSPVTLHLEQRLAAFYYVLAW, encoded by the exons ATGAG ATATATTTATACCGAGAAACTGTACAGAAGCGGTACACATCATCTCTCACG gagGCCACACAGGAGGTCCCACACACAGCCATTCTACGCCATTCATTGCAGGTCCTACTACAGCTGGCCAACATTTCGTCCCTATAACACTGGCACCGACGATCAAAATGACGACTCATACGACGACAACGAAAAGGACGACGACACccacgacgacgacgacgacatCCACGACGACGACGACACCCACGACGACGACGACACCCACGACGACACGACGACACCCACGACGACGACGACACCCACGACGACGACGACAACAACGACAAAACCGCCGCCAC AATTTCACAAATGTAAAGATGACGTGATATTTTCCTTGGCCTTGAACGAGTCTGTGGAACATTTCGGAGCTGCAAGTTGTCCTGATGGTTCTCCTAGGTCGGCGGAAGCTGTATTGATGGAGTACTGCGGGGTACCTGTGATGTCCCAATGGAAACAAGGAATAAAT GTCTTGGACAATTGTAACAGGATACCTCGCTATACCCCCATATCCGTCTACATTAGCGGTCTAATGATGGGCAAGCCAGCCATCTTCCACTCTTGTAATGCCGGCGGAATAGAG CTGATCCAACAAAAATGCGGCTCCCCCGTGACGTTACATCTGGAACAGCGTCTCGCGGCCTTCTATTACGTACTAGCATGGTAA
- the LOC138314915 gene encoding protein transport protein SEC31-like has product MVNLCPVLVNRSPALVNLSPVLVNRSPALVNQSPALVNLCPVLVNRSPVLVNRSPALVNPSPDLVNRSPALVNLSPVLVNRSPALVNLSPVLVNRSSALVNLSPVLVNPSPDLVNRSPALVNLSPVLVNRSPALVNQSPALSALVNLSPVLVNRSPALVNLSPVLVNRSPALVNLSPVLVNRSPALVNLSPVLVNRSPALVNLSPVLVNRSPALVNLSPVLVNRSPALVNLSPVLQILIFLSYFPSFHSVSTDGIKQRELTLID; this is encoded by the exons ATGGTTAATCTGTGTCCAGTTTTGGTTAATCGTAGTCCAGCTTTGGTTAATCTGAGTCCAGTTTTGGTTAATCGTAGTCCAGCTTTGGTTAATCAGAGTCCAGCTTTGGTTAATCTGTGTCCAGTTTTGGTTAATCGTAGTCCAGTTTTGGTTAATCGTAGTCCAGCTTTGGTTAATCCGAGTCCAGATTTGGTTAATCGTAGTCCAGCTTTGGTTAATCTGAGTCCAGTTTTGGTTAATCGTAGTCCAGCTTTGGTTAATCTGAGTCCAGTTTTGGTTAATCGTAGTTCAGCTTTGGTTAATCTGAGTCCAGTTTTGGTTAATCCGAGTCCAGATTTGGTTAATCGTAGTCCAGCTTTGGTTAATCTGAGTCCAGTTTTGGTTAATCGTAGTCCAGCTTTGGTTAATCAGAGTCCAGCTTTG TCAGCTTTGGTTAATCTGAGTCCAGTTTTGGTTAATCGTAGTCCAGCTTTGGTTAATCTGAGTCCAGTTTTGGTTAATCGTAGTCCAGCTTTGGTTAATCTGAGTCCAGTTTTGGTTAATCGTAGTCCAGCTTTGGTTAATCTGAGTCCAGTTTTGGTTAATCGTAGTCCAGCTTTGGTTAATCTGAGTCCAGTTTTGGTTAATCGTAGTCCAGCTTTGGTTAATCTGAGTCCAGTTTTGGTTAATCGTAGTCCAGCTTTGGTTAATCTGAGTCCAGTTTTGCAAATTCTGATCTTTCTGAGTTACTTCCcctcgtttcactccgtcagtactgacggcATAAAACAAAGGGAATTAACTCTGATAGATTAG